From Spirosoma aerolatum, one genomic window encodes:
- a CDS encoding FtsW/RodA/SpoVE family cell cycle protein: MNISSGHSGRFYLLGASIILLLLFGRLYMNLLPTLNQAKGALASGQAFTLRSGLKSTPVQRLLNTGNYYSDPKDRALVADSLVAKLRQQGSPENLGALNKRSFSVLAPVAWRGRMGGVDFQSRLQVSRQQMGFDSVLYVRELNNPKAYPASVSAGNGTEAITGQVIRDEQPMADVLVQLKHHPATAQPDTLPDRFIYARTDADGRFSFTGLTKGAGYSVVPLKPGFEFGSRRGTSHLTSDQSYTFTARRHQLRLIGSTVYGQLKTDHAFTVRTPTAFTLQFWAIVGLFLLVFWLVQGFWDIRRFQPDPLLLAILMLLTGISTLTLLAIQDPLQDMLYAWQTLQGVAAGLLGMTIVSQLPVGRLYADWRYDWLFTFQNRDAIRLSGWSWLVLAVGLALLTLLVGSGPEGSGVRVNLSILGLTFQPSEITKYLLLFFFAGFFATHEQPIRQLPDLRWRFRVSFGALAGAGALMLLYLLLGDMGPALVVCFTFLLFYSIARGNLPLTLATGLGYGLALWLLPGWLATILSFVGLIGYMYWRGDARSQTGLGRIALLTEAPILLVLVMAMFAFGDQLPFVGSRLADRKAMWLSPWDNDVYGGDHLAHSFWALASGGWTGQGLGKGFASAMPAAHTDMILPSVGEELGGLGVVAVFLLMGILLHRILLHARRAGQPFSFFLVAGIALATGVQFLIIAGGSIGLLPLTGISVPFLSYGKISLIINLMAMGVVFSVATRPGQSEQRQYLEKHYDVVLMAGIAGFLLGVLVLIGRLLPIIGWRGNEYIVRPARVVTRNGDPVYSYNPRIERLTRALAAGTVYDRNGLVLATSSTEQVTQQLARLRQSGLKTDQLQTLIQKRQQRYYPFGEHLFFWTGDLNTQLFWGQSNGYYAEATHFSELRGFNSRPRKTTLVTTDYRADRFSPSVQQARTLTVYDYSELAPALRAGIDSREVADRKAKNRDIHLSINAALQVALQQALAQSEYKDKRLSVVVLDAGSGDVLASAVHPLPALKTPDVMLLSDRDRLKLSYLVTERDLGMTYPTAPGSTAKILTATAAFNKLGSSASAIRYPISCEEIIRRGTRESEPCGELVDMRKAIARSSNVYFIRIANDNALDTELADLYLATGMNVDLVGGYSFLDTHTDAERVQIRQHWRDSSFVVRRKLYQSTQYPRRYRSEFSGLAWGQGQLTATPASMARMAGAIANNGVLQPSRYVLDRAGKTEPITTGKPVARRPDYAEQVKEFMIEQSNPPSGRSKISIARVAGKTGTPERIVQGVQINDGWYVFFAPTPDGRSNTVVAVRIELGQSSADAVSLANTVVAPILKERNYLGSF; this comes from the coding sequence ATGAATATATCCTCTGGTCATTCTGGCCGTTTCTATTTGCTGGGCGCATCGATTATATTGCTACTGCTATTTGGACGGTTGTATATGAACTTGCTCCCTACGCTTAATCAGGCGAAGGGGGCTCTTGCCAGTGGCCAGGCCTTCACGCTCCGTTCCGGGCTAAAATCGACGCCTGTCCAGCGACTTCTCAACACGGGTAATTACTACAGTGATCCGAAAGATCGGGCGCTGGTTGCCGATTCGCTAGTCGCTAAACTTCGGCAACAGGGTTCGCCCGAAAATCTGGGCGCCTTAAATAAGCGGTCGTTTTCGGTGCTGGCACCCGTCGCATGGCGAGGGCGAATGGGCGGAGTCGATTTCCAGAGCCGATTGCAGGTGTCCCGCCAGCAAATGGGCTTCGATTCGGTTCTGTACGTTCGCGAACTAAACAACCCAAAAGCCTACCCCGCTTCGGTTAGTGCCGGAAACGGTACAGAAGCGATAACGGGCCAGGTTATTCGAGATGAACAGCCAATGGCCGATGTGTTGGTTCAGTTAAAGCACCACCCGGCAACGGCCCAACCCGATACCCTTCCAGACCGATTCATCTATGCCCGAACGGATGCAGATGGCCGATTTTCTTTCACGGGTTTAACCAAAGGTGCAGGCTACAGTGTAGTACCCTTAAAGCCTGGTTTCGAGTTTGGAAGCCGGAGAGGAACGAGCCATCTGACGAGCGACCAGAGCTACACATTTACAGCACGTCGACATCAACTGCGGCTGATTGGCTCTACCGTTTATGGGCAACTTAAAACCGATCATGCCTTTACCGTTCGAACGCCAACGGCTTTTACCCTACAATTCTGGGCGATTGTTGGCCTGTTCCTGCTGGTTTTCTGGCTCGTTCAGGGCTTCTGGGACATCCGCCGTTTTCAACCTGACCCTTTGTTATTAGCTATTCTGATGTTGCTGACGGGCATATCGACATTGACCCTCTTAGCGATTCAGGACCCGTTGCAGGATATGTTGTATGCCTGGCAAACCCTGCAGGGAGTTGCGGCTGGGTTGCTGGGTATGACCATTGTATCTCAACTGCCTGTTGGTCGCTTGTATGCAGATTGGCGCTACGACTGGCTGTTTACGTTTCAGAATCGGGATGCCATACGGCTTTCTGGCTGGAGCTGGCTGGTACTTGCTGTCGGGCTGGCACTCTTGACCTTACTGGTTGGTTCGGGACCGGAAGGGAGTGGTGTGCGGGTAAATCTGTCTATACTGGGCCTAACGTTTCAACCCAGCGAAATCACCAAATACCTGCTGTTGTTCTTCTTTGCGGGTTTCTTTGCTACCCACGAGCAGCCGATTCGGCAACTCCCCGATCTGCGCTGGCGATTTAGGGTAAGTTTCGGCGCTCTGGCTGGAGCAGGGGCGCTTATGCTCCTCTACCTGCTGCTGGGCGATATGGGACCTGCTCTGGTTGTTTGCTTTACGTTCCTGCTTTTTTACAGTATCGCCAGGGGAAATCTACCCCTTACGCTGGCAACGGGACTAGGCTATGGGCTGGCACTCTGGTTGTTGCCCGGTTGGCTGGCTACGATACTCAGTTTTGTTGGGCTGATCGGATATATGTACTGGCGGGGCGATGCCCGTTCTCAAACCGGACTTGGCCGGATCGCATTGTTGACCGAGGCCCCAATACTACTCGTACTCGTAATGGCCATGTTTGCCTTTGGCGATCAGTTGCCATTTGTCGGGAGTCGTCTGGCCGACCGAAAAGCTATGTGGCTAAGTCCCTGGGATAACGATGTCTACGGGGGCGACCATCTGGCACACAGTTTCTGGGCGTTGGCATCCGGCGGCTGGACGGGGCAGGGCTTAGGAAAGGGCTTTGCCAGTGCCATGCCAGCCGCTCATACGGATATGATACTCCCTAGTGTGGGTGAAGAGCTGGGTGGATTGGGCGTGGTTGCAGTTTTTCTGCTGATGGGTATTCTCTTACACCGGATCTTGCTGCACGCCCGACGAGCTGGTCAGCCGTTTAGTTTTTTCCTGGTGGCGGGTATTGCGCTGGCAACGGGTGTTCAGTTTTTGATCATTGCAGGCGGCTCCATTGGATTATTGCCTTTAACAGGTATCAGTGTGCCTTTTCTAAGCTACGGTAAAATATCGCTCATCATCAATTTGATGGCTATGGGCGTTGTGTTTAGTGTAGCAACTAGACCGGGGCAGTCTGAGCAGCGCCAATACCTGGAGAAACACTATGATGTCGTCCTGATGGCGGGTATTGCTGGCTTTCTGCTGGGTGTGCTGGTGCTGATTGGTCGTCTGTTGCCCATCATCGGCTGGCGGGGTAACGAGTATATTGTGCGGCCCGCCCGTGTGGTGACCCGCAACGGTGATCCTGTGTATAGCTACAACCCCCGAATCGAGCGGTTAACCCGCGCACTGGCCGCAGGTACTGTCTACGACCGAAATGGGCTAGTGCTGGCAACCAGCTCGACTGAACAGGTTACCCAGCAACTGGCCCGACTTCGGCAGAGCGGCCTGAAAACCGATCAGCTTCAAACGCTCATACAAAAACGGCAGCAACGGTATTATCCCTTTGGAGAGCACCTGTTTTTCTGGACGGGGGATTTAAATACGCAACTCTTCTGGGGGCAAAGTAATGGGTATTATGCGGAAGCGACCCACTTCAGCGAGTTACGGGGTTTCAACAGCCGTCCTCGAAAAACAACCCTGGTTACGACCGATTACCGGGCCGACCGCTTTAGTCCATCCGTTCAACAGGCGCGGACACTAACCGTCTATGACTACAGCGAGCTGGCTCCGGCGTTACGGGCAGGGATCGATAGCCGGGAAGTGGCCGATCGCAAAGCAAAAAATCGCGACATTCATCTGAGTATCAACGCGGCATTGCAGGTGGCACTGCAACAGGCACTGGCACAGTCGGAATACAAAGACAAACGCCTATCGGTGGTAGTACTGGACGCTGGGTCGGGCGATGTACTGGCATCGGCAGTTCATCCATTACCCGCGCTGAAAACACCCGACGTGATGCTGTTGTCGGATCGGGATCGGCTGAAACTCTCGTATCTAGTCACCGAACGGGATTTGGGCATGACCTATCCGACAGCTCCCGGTTCAACAGCTAAAATCCTGACTGCCACGGCCGCCTTTAACAAACTGGGTTCATCGGCCTCAGCTATTCGCTATCCGATTTCGTGCGAGGAAATTATTCGACGTGGAACGCGGGAGTCGGAACCCTGCGGAGAACTGGTGGATATGCGAAAGGCAATTGCTCGGTCGAGTAACGTTTATTTTATCCGAATCGCGAACGATAACGCGCTGGATACTGAACTGGCCGATCTCTATTTAGCTACAGGGATGAACGTCGATCTGGTTGGTGGCTACTCCTTTTTGGATACCCATACCGATGCAGAACGGGTTCAGATACGCCAGCATTGGCGCGATTCATCGTTTGTCGTACGTCGGAAGTTGTATCAGAGTACACAATATCCAAGACGCTACCGAAGTGAGTTTTCGGGGCTGGCCTGGGGGCAGGGGCAGTTGACCGCAACACCCGCATCAATGGCCCGTATGGCCGGAGCCATTGCCAACAACGGCGTCTTACAGCCTTCCCGCTATGTACTGGACCGGGCCGGAAAAACCGAGCCAATAACCACCGGCAAGCCCGTAGCCCGACGACCTGATTATGCCGAACAGGTAAAAGAATTCATGATCGAGCAATCAAATCCCCCGTCGGGACGTAGTAAGATTAGTATAGCTCGGGTAGCTGGTAAAACAGGTACTCCCGAACGGATTGTGCAGGGCGTACAGATCAACGATGGCTGGTATGTGTTTTTTGCCCCCACACCTGACGGGCGGTCGAATACAGTTGTGGCAGTACGGATCGAGCTGGGGCAATCATCAGCCGATGCCGTCAGTTTAGCGAATACCGTAGTGGCTCCTATTTTAAAAGAGCGTAACTATTTGGGAAGTTTTTAA
- a CDS encoding FHA domain-containing protein translates to MSLIEKVKNLFGFTPAEQQPTLAASNVPDEFEQPTESKQLTHGPSKTGLVGPPPASQLREHVMRFIISKLRAYQNEPDTAPVGVRLAVLCTDTEEEELYRVVVWANQPEKFQAELARQLADYYITLPKNWQFEYAFFTDQLPDTTYQEGNLGLVVVDRAKPESATLRARVVALVGQMEQAEYILDSTQQTAFCMGRGHTTQTASGRVRTNDIVILNDDDPGFDPQKGAGNGAVSRAHATIRFDMIQKRYALLVDPGGLPSGGNKTKLIHPNDTIERADIAGMSYPLQNGDQIELGGEVTLLFELL, encoded by the coding sequence ATGAGCCTGATAGAAAAAGTCAAAAATTTATTTGGGTTTACCCCAGCCGAGCAGCAACCGACTCTAGCAGCCTCCAACGTGCCTGATGAATTTGAACAGCCGACTGAGTCTAAACAGCTAACTCATGGCCCGTCAAAAACAGGGCTGGTGGGGCCTCCACCAGCATCTCAGTTACGGGAGCACGTTATGCGGTTTATAATCAGTAAACTTCGGGCTTATCAGAATGAGCCCGACACCGCTCCCGTAGGTGTACGATTGGCAGTTTTATGCACCGATACTGAGGAAGAAGAACTATACCGGGTCGTTGTGTGGGCGAATCAACCGGAAAAGTTTCAGGCCGAGCTGGCTCGCCAACTGGCCGATTATTACATTACACTGCCCAAAAACTGGCAGTTCGAGTACGCCTTTTTTACTGACCAATTGCCCGACACTACATACCAGGAAGGAAATCTGGGTTTGGTCGTTGTCGATCGAGCGAAGCCTGAAAGCGCCACTCTTCGCGCACGAGTAGTTGCCCTGGTGGGGCAGATGGAGCAAGCGGAATACATACTTGATTCAACCCAGCAAACCGCGTTCTGCATGGGCCGTGGACATACAACTCAAACGGCATCGGGGCGGGTTCGGACCAATGATATTGTTATATTAAATGACGACGATCCAGGATTCGATCCCCAAAAAGGCGCTGGCAATGGGGCCGTTAGTCGGGCGCATGCGACAATTCGCTTTGATATGATACAAAAACGCTATGCGCTGCTGGTCGATCCAGGTGGGCTACCTTCCGGGGGGAACAAAACGAAGCTCATTCACCCAAACGATACCATCGAACGGGCCGATATTGCCGGCATGAGTTACCCCCTACAAAATGGCGATCAGATTGAGCTTGGGGGCGAAGTAACACTCTTGTTCGAGCTTCTATAA